Proteins co-encoded in one Arachis hypogaea cultivar Tifrunner chromosome 11, arahy.Tifrunner.gnm2.J5K5, whole genome shotgun sequence genomic window:
- the LOC112719710 gene encoding uncharacterized protein: MTIMDSPKILVKKSSQKEKHTVVDPMTVEDSSFNHGFFDISLPIFSTTMAFLPLRPLKPKFLRHSLPNSANSSPGLTSAMFKKNTKVGIWESRRQASNLTLKDHHLQPEINLRRSKSCGERWDYEPSDELDLWLLKSSIAKHANRSPLNEIQSISTGIIVSNQSCGNFSREKPLDRNLSSGDGSLEPEEGFKCNALCLHLLSFGKSKQLKERKKGQEMEGALVSRRVSLEKFECGSWASSALFQEIEGRDSKSTSTYFDLPMELIKWNANDVDAPISSAFVFEKDHDRVLNNGSSKTSLDSQESYISPRLRKAREDFNAFLEAQNV; this comes from the coding sequence ATGACAATAATGGACAGCCCCAAAATCCTAGTCAAGAAGAGCTCACAAAAAGAAAAGCATACTGTGGTAGATCCAATGACAGTTGAAGATTcttctttcaatcatggattcttTGATATTTCTCTTCCAATTTTTAGCACAACTATGGCATTTCTAccactacgacctctaaaaccaaAATTCTTGAGACACAGTCTTCCAAATTCGGCTAACTCATCGCCAGGGTTAACCTCGGCTATGTTCAAGAAGAATACAAAAGTTGGGATTTGGGAATCACGACGTCAAGCTAGTAACTTGACACTCAAGGATCATCATCTGCAACCAGAGATCAACTTAAGAAGAAGCAAGTCGTGTGGTGAACGATGGGATTATGAGCCGTCGGATGaacttgatctttggttgctCAAATCGTCTATTGCCAAACATGCTAACAGGTCTCCTCTTAACGAGATCCAATCCATTAGTACTGGTATAATCGTTTCTAACCAGTCTTGTGGTAATTTCTCCAGAGAAAAACCTCTTGATAGAAATCTTTCCAGTGGCGACGGTTCGTTGGAACCTGAAGAGGGATTCAAATGCAATGCTCTTTGCTTGCACTTGCTGAGTTTTGGAAAATCAAAGCAActtaaggaaagaaagaaagggcaAGAAATGGAAGGTGCATTAGTATCTAGAAGAGTCTCTTTGGAGAAGTTTGAATGTGGTTCTTGGGCTTCTTCAGCTCTATTTCAAGAGATTGAAGGAAGGGATTCTAAGAGTACTAGTACCTACTTTGACCTACCAATGGAATTGATCAAATGGAATGCCAATGATGTAGATGCACCAATTTCATCAGCTTTTGTCTTTGAGAAGGACCATGATAGGGTTCTCAATAATGGATCCTCTAAAACAAGCCTTGACTCTCAAGAATCCTACATTAGTCCTCGTTTAAGAAAAGCCAGAGAGGATTTTAATGCTTTCTTAGAAGCACAAAATGTATGA
- the LOC112719711 gene encoding defensin Ec-AMP-D2 gives MARSLPLLSTIFVLLLLLVATEMGPIMVAEGRTCASQSHRFKGVCLSDTNCASVCKTEGFPSGDCHGFRRRCFCTKHCA, from the exons atggcTCGCTCTCTTCCTTTGCTTTCCACcatttttgtcctccttttgctTCTAGTGGCCACtg AGATGGGACCAATAATGGTGGCTGAAGGTAGAACTTGTGCGTCTCAAAGCCATCGCTTCAAAGGAGTGTGTTTGAGTGACACAAATTGCGCCTCCGTTTGCAAAACGGAGGGCTTCCCTTCCGGGGATTGCCACGGCTTTCGCCGCCGATGCTTCTGCACGAAGCATTGTGCTTAA